The Neurospora crassa OR74A linkage group IV, whole genome shotgun sequence genome has a segment encoding these proteins:
- a CDS encoding Rad4 family protein, whose translation MPPYVPRKRVRDESPPPANDLKNDAKRRKGKENLNAAKLSAPPRKPTLFDALDATASPASSSKTSLAALALDESSDDDSSSLSSLSDGDFEDVPVLKKQKHNVQVGEDEDEDDDEDLEFEDVEPYQPQSTTANVPEVPAGDLELTLIRDTRISLANALGKKGPSKLERRIRVSTHCVHVQLLLWHNAVRNAWLCDPEVQGILLSHLPPKLWDEVDRWRRNSGLEVVVPDGGGTEASTKKKSPAQKKTRAQVKGKAQAKGKDAAKADRSRDWGQAAKHLEKGAVDMSHGDPLFRLMKVLSAWWKQRFRTTAPGLRKWGYMTLERLDRLTKAFNQEEHQPERFGERIASLEDFRECASECAGSRDVGAQLFTAMLRALGLEARLVASLQPLGFGWTKVEEADPEKEEDLKPTPKKNMGATSMAKETVTTHASGRSTRRGASRKATKIQRSNSELIAADSDDDLVISDHEPEPTPRMKNKVYDKDLEFPHYWTEVLSPVTKKYLPVDPIVKSIIGTNRELIESLEPRGSKADKAKQVMAYVMGYSPDGTAKDVTVRYLKRQTLPGRTKGMRIPMEKVPVYNKHGKVARYEMYDWFQTVMKGYARGGRSKPAMTDVDLEENATDLKPAKPEKKEVKEGQETLQYYKQSKEFVLERHLKREEALLPNARPVKMFRNKGSSGGSSKKAATTTAATQDEPVYSRKDVVHVKSAETWHKQGRAPLPGEQPLKRVPYRAATNNRRREIAEAERLTGQKVLQGLYSFDQTDWIIPPPIENGVIPKNEYGNIDLFAEHMCPQGAVHVPYRGAMRVCKRLGIDYAEAVVDFEFGNRMAVPVVQGVVIAEEHHDQVMEEVAKDEAEKKRKEDEKRRKAALGMWRKLLMGMRIVERIKQDYGHVGDEVEVFGRHGSGGADIRELSDAEAEMGEDEETGGGGFLPEGFEVEDEERDSHLRSSFFPVVDEDDEDGEDTLEVDHGEGEGNGDQAERKKESAVMSTKPKRKAAAAKAKASIPGSRRRTRRNVPSSEDEDEEEDEDSELSDLEDDEEDF comes from the coding sequence ATGCCTCCATATGTACCCCGCAAGCGAGTCCGGGATGAATCCCCGCCTCCAGCCAACGACCTGAAAAACGATGCAAagcgaagaaaaggaaaagagaaccTCAACGCCGCCAAATTGTCTGCTCCACCTCGGAAGCCGACTCTCTTTGACGCCCTCGACGCAACCGCCAGTCCCGCTTCATCTTCCAAGACCAGCCTCGCAGCCTTGGCGCTCGACGAGAGCTCCGATGACGACTCCAGTTCTCTCTCATCCTTGTCCGATGGCGACTTTGAAGACGTTCCGGTCCTcaagaaacaaaaacacAATGTTCAAGTAggcgaggacgaagacgaggatgacgacgaagatcTTGAATTTGAAGACGTCGAACCCTACCAGCCCCAATCAACCACAGCAAACGTTCCCGAAGTACCCGCTGGCGACCTCGAACTGACTTTGATCCGGGACACGCGCATATCCCTCGCCAACGCACTAGGGAAGAAAGGACCGTCCAAGCTAGAGCGGAGGATACGCGTCTCGACTCATTGTGTGCACGTGCAGTTGCTTCTCTGGCACAACGCTGTTCGTAATGCGTGGCTGTGCGACCCAGAGGTGCAAGGAATTCTTTTGTCGCATCTCCCTCCGAAACTTTGGGATGAGGTGGATAGATGGAGGCGGAATAGTgggttggaggtggtggtacCTGATGGAGGTGGTACTGAGGCTTCGACTAAGAAGAAGTCACCCgcccagaagaagacgagggcGCAAGTGAAAGGAAAGGCGCAGGCGAAAGGGAAAGATGCTGCCAAAGCGGACAGGTCGCGCGACTGGGGTCAAGCAGCGAAACATCTTGAAAAGGGCGCGGTAGATATGAGCCATGGCGATCCACTGTTTCGGTTGATGAAAGTCCTCAGCGCGTGGTGGAAGCAGCGGTTTCGGACCACGGCACCGGGGCTACGGAAATGGGGGTACATGACGTTGGAGAGGTTGGATCGCCTGACGAAAGCCTTCAACCAGGAGGAGCATCAACCGGAACGATTTGGAGAGCGAATCGCCTCTTTGGAAGACTTTCGCGAGTGTGCTTCGGAATGCGCTGGGAGTCGTGATGTTGGCGCTCAACTGTTCACAGCAATGTTGAGGGCACTGGGGTTGGAGGCTAGGTTGGTAGCTAGTCTCCAGCCCTTAGGGTTCGGCTGGACTAAAGTGGAAGAGGCAGATccggagaaggaagaagatctCAAACCGACCCCTAAAAAGAACATGGGAGCCACGAGTATGGCCAAGGAGACCGTTACAACTCATGCATCAGGGAGATCTACAAGACGAGGCGCGAGCCGTAAGGCAACGAAGATTCAAAGGTCTAACTCGGAGCTTATAGCAGCAGACAGTGACGACGATCTAGTCATTAGTGATCACGAGCCCGAACCAACACCGCGAATGAAGAACAAAGTCTACGACAAGGACCTGGAGTTCCCCCATTACTGGACCGAGGTTCTCTCCCCAGTCACCAAGAAGTACCTACCAGTTGACCCCATCGTGAAATCCATCATTGGAACGAATAGGGAGTTGATTGAGTCTCTGGAGCCACGTGGTAGCAAAGCGGACAAGGCCAAGCAGGTCATGGCCTACGTCATGGGTTACTCGCCAGACGGCACAGCAAAGGATGTCACAGTGCGCTACCTCAAGCGGCAAACCTTGCCTGGGCGCACAAAAGGCATGAGGATTCCCATGGAGAAAGTTCCCGTTTACAACAAGCACGGCAAGGTAGCAAGGTACGAAATGTACGACTGGTTCCAGACCGTGATGAAAGGCTACGCTCGAGGCGGCAGGAGCAAGCCCGCCATGACCGACGTCGATCTAGAAGAAAACGCGACGGACCTGAAGCCAGCCAagcccgagaagaaggaagtcaAAGAGGGCCAAGAGACTCTACAGTACTACAAGCAATCCAAAGAGTTTGTCCTCGAGCGACACCTCAAGCGCGAGGAAGCACTCCTGCCCAACGCGCGACCAGTCAAGATGTTCAGGAACAaaggcagcagcggcggcagcagcaaaaaAGCGGCGACCACCACGGCCGCCACCCAAGACGAGCCCGTCTACTCCCGCAAGGACGTAGTCCACGTCAAGAGCGCCGAAACTTGGCACAAGCAAGGGCGAGCTCCCCTTCCCGGTGAGCAACCGCTCAAGCGCGTCCCTTACCGAGCAGCAACGAACAACCGGCGACGAGAGATTGCGGAAGCCGAACGGCTTACAGGCCAGAAGGTGCTGCAGGGATTATACAGCTTCGACCAAACGGATTGGATCATCCCGCCGCCCATCGAGAACGGCGTCATCCCCAAGAACGAGTACGGCAACATTGATTTATTTGCTGAGCACATGTGCCCTCAGGGAGCGGTGCACGTGCCATACCGCGGCGCGATGCGTGTGTGCAAGCGGTTGGGCATCGACTAcgcggaggcggtggtggacttTGAGTTTGGAAACAGAATGGCGGTGCCGGTGGTTCAGGGGGTTGTTATTGCCGAGGAGCATCATGATCAggtgatggaggaggtggccAAGGAtgaggcggagaagaagaggaaggaggatgagaagCGACGGAAGGCGGCGTTGGGAATGTGGAGGAAGCTTTTGATGGGGATGCGAATTGTCGAGAGAATCAAGCAGGATTATGGGCATGTGGGTGATGAGGTGGAGGTCTTTGGGAGGCATGGAAGCGGAGGGGCGGATATTCGGGAGTTATCCGACGCCGAAGCGGAAATgggtgaagatgaggaaacGGGCGGCGGTGGGTTTTTGCCCGAAGGCTTTGaggtggaggatgaagaaagGGATAGCCATCTAAGGTCCTCTTTCTTCCCGGTGgtagatgaggatgatgaggatggggaggataCACTTGAGGTGGATCatggcgagggagagggcAACGGGGACCAAgcggaaaggaagaaagagtcCGCGGTGATGAGTACGAAACCCAAGCGCAAGGCGGCTGCTGCCAAGGCGAAGGCGAGTATTCCAGGTTCGCGAAGGAGAACGAGGCGCAATGTCCCTTcaagtgaggatgaggacgaggaggaagatgaagattcGGAATTGTCAGATttggaggatgatgaagaggatttCTGA
- a CDS encoding AN1 zinc finger protein, translated as MSNNGSSDTSYVKMSTADVASPSSGASAGTDASLVGKHCQLEYCNQLDFLPFLCQSCHKTFCLDHRSESSHNCACAGAWAERRRLAQLARPSAGEGKRMRELVSQKPCADDACKTIIGTSLVPGVHCPSCNRDYCLKHRLAEDHDCKSKVPIGARAASAATAAAMQASAKSALERFKLWGKTKREEAARSLPKPKPSTAAQRVIAVNTLKKTAKGDDKIPPEKRIYLYVEAESETAKAKIPKGEFFYNKEWVVGRVLDAAARRLQVQNINNQSSKEEDRLRVFHVEGGRMLEFNEKIEKVLVNGNTIVLLRGVGPPPDLIEM; from the coding sequence ATGTCCAACAACGGCTCTTCCGATACTAGCTACGTCAAAATGTCTACCGCCGACGTTGCCTCACCCTCCTCTGGCGCCAGCGCCGGCACCGACGCCAGTCTAGTCGGCAAGCACTGCCAGCTCGAATACTGCAATCAGCTCGActttctccctttcctttgcCAATCCTGTCACAAGACCTTCTGCCTCGACCATCGGTCCGAGTCATCGCACAACTGCGCCTGCGCGGGCGCTTGGGCCGAGCGTCGCCGGCTTGCCCAGCTTGCCCGGCCCTCCGCCGGCGAAGGGAAACGCATGCGCGAGCTCGTCTCGCAAAAGCCCTGCGCCGACGACGCCTGCAAGACCATCATCGGCACTTCCCTAGTCCCGGGCGTGCACTGCCCCTCCTGCAACCGGGACTACTGCCTCAAGCACCGGCTGGCCGAAGACCACGACTGCAAATCCAAGGTTCCGATCGGGGCGCGAGCAGCGTCCGctgcgacggcggcggcaatgCAAGCGAGCGCCAAAAGTGCGCTCGAACGGTTCAAGCTGTGGGGGAAAACGAAGCGCGAGGAGGCGGCAAGATCGCTACCGAAACCGAAACCGAGCACGGCTGCGCAAAGGGTGATTGCGGTCAACACGCTGAAGAAGACGGCCAAGGGCGATGACAAGATCCCTCCCGAGAAGAGGATATATCTGTATGTGGAGGCGGAAAGCGAAACGGCCAAGGCGAAGATCCCCAAGGGCGAGTTCTTTTACAACAAGGAGTGGGTGGTGGGGAGAGTGTTGGACGCGGCGGCTAGGCGTTTGCAGGTGCAGAATATCAACAATCAGTCgagcaaggaggaggatcggCTAAGGGTGTTCCATGTGGAGGGCGGGAGGATGTTGGAGTTCAATGAGAAGATCGAGAAGGTGTTGGTGAATGGGAATACGATTGTGCTGCTGAGGGGGGTGGGGCCGCCACCGGATTTGATTGAGATGTGA
- the stk-44 gene encoding serine/threonine protein kinase-44, producing the protein MDQSTASTRKRQRSFSETDPHSLATSVVGLALRPTYKRLRLDDNYVDHLGSQAANAEEGLRYSFSGNLNHTHYPAISVSDASGMNDNGMGSSDSEPDDASLYEELEVKGLSDQIQNSLVRSPLQYGRVFLPEGVLDKLLTKDAVRHELLRNEIYLDPPKLDTMVDFIVPGARKLFATALLTGLDYKKLHAALNEFLRKPIDDSSLPLDEQKLDDLLEKKRGKPIWRTDVNINAFLTQQWAFLAPTFPPPPGPHVMEVWGHTVLPFIDRNEIVDDVGAFGAVYEVTPHEANITDVGLKGSRIAVKRLKFQQSKDTPERREGEVAWIKEVKIHHEIAQMNHPHIIDFICAIHGVIIDRGPEHLLLFRWADQGNLNSFWRSHPNPRVSASLVQEIMIQFQGLTEALYKLHTPGKKGSYRHSDIKPDNILSFSTPGRMSSDEHPDIGTLKLSDLGLAKYHVEATGYRHQTSAKYTTHRYQAPEAVTDEDGARSTRYDIWSMGCVMLEFVIWLLYGNETLKRFNVQITTKSSGSWFMKKGQTAKLHDTVAQTMNFMLESDPECQDGTAVGELIRLVKERLLVVHLGPDTKKLQRVETFKGVDSTVNDIPSIQVEQIEDGFVSQRGDMDTRIAQNLSAVGRATSEELFGAMKRIVSIGKESQHYWCTGQGDRAQITQELLKVLSTTNRTRPSRGDSFLAPPSAGGIGNNGGLLPPRETRREPQVLDIPDIVLPSTQTKRGFQIEDTWGDLRRNQETCEFCALRWDLEDTVKIGLPGLTVSEDQHFALLRGWLRYCDTHHECKPWPGAPLPTRVLDLGTMDDTTIRLRETQKGDSFRYIALSHCWGKHEHFFTTALNRRDHMRGIHVDNLPKTFQHAVKTTRGLGIRYLWIDSMCIIQGPGGDFDKQSAKMEDVFSSAYCVIAASSARGQGDGFLNPRRKCDHVKVVNESAKGAVYVSRFRDDFKEHVLNSPLSERGWVLQERALARRTIYFTEWQTYWECGDGIRCESLTRMDNKLISYLGDPNFPSKLSGAGSNRGEKIRFYEDLYRHYSRLNLTWKKDRPVAIAALERRLHRDLKSSGEFGVFDDSRSLLPRSLLWQRGAEVTSLNKISFPPDTHTRLPTWSWMAYDGGIDFLDLPLGEVDWDVSEIQGNWTIHQTLDIQRGPQQQEVKETELSAKTRRFKMGTTGSREFDIIYDIPNQVSKETALLKCVLVGKLRNNDVPKEKTTYYVLVVVLRDSSLPTEMYERVGVGRMLGEYIDLDNSQPGNWVKIR; encoded by the exons ATGGATCAATCCACCGCCTCTACTAGAAAGCGTCAACGGAGCTTCTCGGAGACCGATCCCCACAGCCTCGCTACTTCAGTCGTAGGCTTGGCCTTGAGACCGACATACAAAAGACTCCGTCTGGACGACAACTATGTCGACCATCTTGGCAGCCAAGCAGCAAATGCCGAAGAGGGCTTGCGATATTCGTTCTCGGGCAACCTTAATCACACTCATTACCCTGCTATCTCGGTCAGCGATGCAAGTGGAATGAACGACAATGGCATGGGTTCTAGTGACTCTGAACCAGACGACGCCAGTTTGTACGAAGAACTGGAGGTGAAAGGCCTGAGCGATCAGATCCAGAACAGTCTTGTCAGAAGTCCGCTACAATACGGACGAGTTTTCCTGCCAGAAGGCGTCCTAGATAAATTGCTCACAAAGGACGCGGTCCGCCACGAACTCTTGCGCAATGAAATCTACCTTGACCCCCCCAAACTCGACACCATGGTTGATTTCATTGTGCCGGGCGCAAGAAAGTTGTTTGCAACTGCTTTACTCACTGGGCTCGACTACAAGAAGCTACATGCGGCCCTCAACGAGTTCTTGAGGAAACCCATTGACGACAGTTCGTTGCCACTCGATGAACAGAAACTCGACGACCTTCTGGAAAAGAAACGGGGAAAGCCAATATGGCGGACTGACGTCAACATCAACGCTTTTCTGACCCAGCAATGGGCTTTCCTTGCGCCAACCTTTCCACCGCCACCCGGACCTCATGTGATGGAAGTCTGGGGACACACAGTTCTCCCATTTATTGACAGAAATGAGATCGTCGATGATGTGGGTGCCTTTGGGGCTGTGTATGAAGTTACCCCCCACGAGGCAAACATTACCGATGTTGGCTTGAAG GGGTCGCGAATAGCCGTCAAACGTCTCAAATTCCAACAATCCAAGGATACTCCTGAACGGCGCGAAGGAGAGGTGGCGTGGATCAAAGAAGTTAAGATACACCATGAAATAGCCCAAATGAACCACCCTCACATCATCGACTTCATTTGTGCAATTCATGGTGTCATTATCGACAGGGGGCCGGAACATTTGCTTTTGTTCCGCTGGGCTGACCAGGGCAACCTGAACTCATTTTGGAGGAGCCACCCAAATCCGAGAGTCTCAGCATCCCTTGTTCAGGAAATAATGATACAGTTTCAGGGACTCACCGAAGCACTCTACAAGCTGCATACGCCTGGAAAGAAAGGTTCTTATCGGCATAGTGATATCAAACCGGACAACATCCTCTCGTTCAGTACGCCAGGCCGCATGTCCTCGGACGAACACCCAGATATTGGCACGCTTAAACTGTCTGACCTTGGGCTAGCTAAATATCACGTTGAGGCTACTGGTTATCGGCATCAAACAAGTGCCAAGTACACAACGCACAGATATCAAGCACCTGAAGCCGTGACTGATGAAGATGGTGCAAGATCAACGCGGTACGACATCTGGTCGATGGGATGTGTCATGCTGGAGTTCGTCATCTGGCTACTCTACGGAAACGAGACCTTGAAGCGGTTCAACGTTCAGATCACCACCAAATCTAGCGGGTCCTGGTTCATGAAGAAAGGCCAAACTGCAAAACTGCATGATACCGTGGCACAGACAATGAACTTCATGCTGGAAAGTGATCCGGAGTGCCAGGACGGCACTGCTGTAGGCGAACTCATCAGACTAGTCAAAGAAAGACTACTAGTGGTTCACCTTGGGCCGGATACGAAGAAGCTCCAGCGGGTGGAAACCTTCAAGGGTGTCGATAGCACGGTCAATGACATTCCCAGCATTCAAGTGGAACAAATCGAAGATGGTTTCGTTTCACAGAGAGGGGACATGGACACCAGGATTGCCCAAAATTTGTCTGCAGTGGGCCGTGCCACTTCCGAAGAGCTTTTCGGTGCGATGAAGAGGATTGTATCCATTGGTAAAGAGAGTCAGCACTACTGGTGCACGGGGCAGGGTGATCGTGCTCAGATCACCCAAGAATTACTGAAGGTCTTGTCCACCACGAACAGAACCAGACCATCGAGAGGTGATTCATTTCTAGCCCCTCCGAGTGCGGGTGGAATTGGTAACAATGGCGGTCTTCTACCTCCAAGAGAAACACGAAGAGAGCCACAGGTACTGGACATACCTGATATAGTTTTGCCTTCGACGCAGACCAAAAGA GGGTTTCAAATCGAAGACACCTGGGGGGATCTCAGGAGGAACCAGGAGACCTGCGAGTTCTGTGCTCTGCGATGGGAT TTGGAAGACACCGTTAAGATTGGCCTGCCGGGCCTTACGGTATCTGAAGACCAACACTTTGCACTTTTGCGAGGATGGCTAAGATACTGCGACACCCACCATGAATGCAAACCGTGGCCGGGTGCTCCTCTTCCAACACGCGTCCTTGACCTTGGAACCATGGACGATACTACCATCCGTCTGCGGGAGACGCAGAAGGGTGATTCCTTCCGCTACATCGCACTCTCCCATTGTTGGGGAAAGCATGAGCATTTCTTCACCACCGCATTGAATCGCCGAGACCACATGAGAGGAATCCACGTTGATAACCTTCCCAAAACCTTTCAACATGCGGTCAAGACCACACGTGGGCTGGGTATTCGGTATCTGTGGATTGACTCCATGTGCATTATCCAAGGCCCTGGCGGAGACTTTGACAAGCAATCCGCAAAGATGGAGGACGTGTTTAGTTCCGCCTACTGCGTGATCGCTGCAAGCAGTGCGCGCGGACAGGGAGACGGTTTTCTCAACCCCAGGAGAAAGTGCGATCACGTCAAGGTCGTCAATGAAAGCGCAAAAGGGGCAGTGTATGTGTCCCGCTTCCGTGACGATTTCAAGGAGCACGTCCTCAACTCCCCGCTTAGTGAGCGAGGATGGGTCTTACAAGAGCGCGCCTTGGCGAGGCGAACCATCTATTTCACGGAATGGCAGACATACTGGGAGTGCGGTGATGGAATTAGATGCGAATCGCTGACACGGATGGATAA CAAACTTATCTCCTACCTCGGTGATCCCAACTTCCCATCGAAACTCTCTGGCGCTGGCAGCAACCGTGGTGAGAAAATCCGCTTTTACGAGGACCTGTATCGACACTACAGCCGTCTCAACCTCACCTGGAAGAAAGATCGGCCAGTGGCCATCGCTGCACTTGAGAGGCGCCTCCATCGAGATCTCAAGTCCTCTGGTGAATTCGGTGTCTTTGATGACAGCCGCAGTCTGCTACCCCGGAGTCTCCTTTGGCAGCGCGGCGCAGAAGTCACGAGCCTCAACAAGATCAGCTTTCCACCTGACACGCACACACGCCTACCCACCTGGTCATGGATGGCTTACGATGGTGGCATTGACTTCCTTGACCTGCCACTAGGTGAAGTGGACTGGGACGTCAGCGAGATCCAGGGGAATTGGACAATACACCAAACCCTTGACATACAGCGTGGACCTCAGCAAcaggaggtcaaggagacGGAACTGAGTGCCAAAACGAGGAGGTTCAAGATGGGAACGACGGGATCAAGGGAGTTTGATATCATATACGACATCCCCAACCAGGTGTCGAAGGAGACCGCACTTCTGAAGTGTGTGCTGGTTGGAAAATTGAGGAACAATGACGTGCCGAAAGAGAAGACTACGTACTATGTtctggttgttgttttgcGGGATAGTTCGCTGCCGACGGAGATGTACGAAAGAGTAGGTGTCGGAAGGATGCTTGGCGAATACATCGATCTGGACAATTCGCAGCCGGGGAATTGGGTCAAGATCAGGTAG